The Nocardioides houyundeii genome includes the window CGTAGCCGCCAGGGGACCACGGGTGGCAGCGCACCAGCCGCCGTACTGCCAACCAGCTGCCCTTGATACTGCCGTACTCCCGAACCGCGTCCAGGGCGTACGCCGAACAGGTCGGGTGATAGCGGCAGACCTGGCCGTACAGGGGACTGATGAACGCCCGGTACAGACGCAGCAGGCCGATCAGGACGTACTTCACGTGCCGCTCCGAGCCCCGAGCACGCGATCGAGCCCGCGGCTCAGGTCGCGACCCAGGTCGGCGTACGACGTCTCAGCGGCGGCGGGCAGGGCACGCACCACGAGCACACCACGACCCGGGAGCTCCGTGAGGTGCTCTCGGGTCAGGTTGCGAAGACGACGCTTCACGAGGTTGCGGGCCACGGCGTTGCCGACGGCCTTGCTCACGACGAAGCCGATCTGGACCGGTGCCG containing:
- the yidD gene encoding membrane protein insertion efficiency factor YidD, whose product is MKYVLIGLLRLYRAFISPLYGQVCRYHPTCSAYALDAVREYGSIKGSWLAVRRLVRCHPWSPGGYDPVPPRTSANPTPTQGA
- the rnpA gene encoding ribonuclease P protein component; this translates as MLPRSARLTRGEGFRSAVRAGRRAGSRSLVVHWHAAEDSPAPVQIGFVVSKAVGNAVARNLVKRRLRNLTREHLTELPGRGVLVVRALPAAAETSYADLGRDLSRGLDRVLGARSGT